The Harpia harpyja isolate bHarHar1 chromosome 13, bHarHar1 primary haplotype, whole genome shotgun sequence genome contains a region encoding:
- the MCFD2 gene encoding multiple coagulation factor deficiency protein 2, giving the protein MMAQRSRIHLLFCFLAAFFISALAEEHIGESQHANIRLDKNLVQDKDHIMEHLEGVIEKPESEMSPQELQLHYFKMHDYDGNNLLDGLELATAISHVHKEEGGEHTQAMKEEELISLIDDVLRDDDKNNDGYIDYAEFAKSLE; this is encoded by the exons ATGATGGCCCAAAGGAGTAGAATACAtttgctgttctgctttctgGCTGCGTTCTTCATCTCTGCCCTAGCTGAGGAACACATAGGAGAGAGTCAACATGCAAATATTCGCCTTGATAAGAACTTAGTACAAGATAAAGA ccACATCATGGAACATTTGGAAGGTGTTATTGAGAAACCAGAATCTGAGATGTCTCCACAAGAGTTGCAGCTTCATTACTTCAAAATGCATGATTATGATGGCAATAATTTGTTAGATGGGTTAGAGCTTGCTACTGCTATATCACATGTCCACAAAGAG GAAGGTGGTGAGCATACCCAGGCAATGAAAGAAGAAGAGCTGATTAGTCTAATAGATGATGTCTTAAGAGATGATGATAAGAACAATGATGGATACATTGACTATGCAGAATTTGCAAAATCACTGGAATAA